The Dunckerocampus dactyliophorus isolate RoL2022-P2 chromosome 16, RoL_Ddac_1.1, whole genome shotgun sequence genome includes a window with the following:
- the LOC129168648 gene encoding aquaporin-11-like, with the protein MSDVWVSLVVLAVAVLLSEVARQAATRVLRGATGALALEAASTFQLCCCSHELKLLGDTARLEPAVSLTLCYAITVVHLLSFRGASCNPCGIVERVCRESRSVGAALAVIAGQFGAALAAQYATASVWSQGLSEMHVRHRRFGFRCFDPLGGTVLEAAAVELGCAFAVQAVSLHAHKLDKKLRVPVFAAVITALVYAGGSISGAVFNPVLAFSIQFPCSGHTYLEYCFIYWLGPALGIVSCILLFEKILPFLGRHVPNAAVPKHKSQ; encoded by the exons ATGAGCGACGTGTGGGTCTCTCTGGTGGTATTGGCAGTCGCGGTGCTCCTCAGCGAGGTAGCCCGCCAGGCGGCCACGCGCGTACTCCGCGGTGCCACCGGAGCTCTGGCTCTGGAGGCGGCTTCCACTTTCCAGCTCTGCTGCTGCTCGCATGAGCTCAAGTTGCTCGGGGACACCGCGCGGCTGGAGCCGGCGGTCAGCCTGACGCTTTGCTACGCCATCACTGTCGTCCATCTGCTGTCCTTCCGGGGAGCTTCGTGTAATCCCTGCGGCATCGTGGAGCGAGTTTGCCGCGAGAGCCGCAGCGTCGGAGCGGCTCTAGCGGTAATCGCCGGGCAGTTCGGCGCCGCGTTGGCCGCGCAGTACGCCACCGCCTCGGTGTGGTCTCAGGGTCTGTCGGAGATGCACGTTCGGCACCGGCGCTTCGGCTTCAGGTGCTTTGACCCCCTGGGGGGCACCGTGCTGGAGGCGGCCGCCGTGGAGCTGGGCTGTGCCTTCGCCGTCCAGGCTGTGTCTCTGCATGCTCACAAATTGGACAAGAAGCTCCGCGTTCCTGTCTTCGCAGCCGTTATTACAGCGCTGGTGTACGCAG GTGGAAGCATCTCCGGGGCAGTCTTTAACCCCGTCCTGGCCTTCTCCATCCAGTTCCCCTGCAGTGGCCACACATACCTGGAATACTGCTTCATTTACTGGCTGGGGCCGGCCTTAG GCATCGTGAGCTGCATCCTGCTCTTTGAGAAGATCCTCCCGTTCCTGGGGCGGCACGTTCCCAACGCCGCCGTTCCCAAGCACAAGAGCCAATAG